One genomic segment of Occultella kanbiaonis includes these proteins:
- a CDS encoding GNAT family N-acetyltransferase, translating into MTVPPSAPDPASASDARPERAAARATIRVATRDDLPTVAAILEPYVTGTAVTFDEDPPSPDAWAARLADLAARGLPFLVADDAGTVVGYAYATPWRPKDSYRYTVEDTIYIAPVAQGRGVGTRLLSALLDACSLAGVRQVIAVVADDPAAAGSLPLHRRLGFEVVGVLRDVGVKHGHSVSTMLLQRSL; encoded by the coding sequence ATGACGGTGCCGCCATCCGCCCCGGACCCCGCGTCGGCATCGGACGCGCGTCCGGAGCGGGCCGCCGCCCGTGCCACGATCCGTGTCGCGACGCGCGATGACCTGCCCACCGTCGCGGCGATCCTCGAGCCGTACGTGACCGGTACCGCCGTGACGTTCGACGAGGACCCGCCGTCGCCCGACGCGTGGGCCGCGCGCCTCGCGGACCTCGCGGCCCGCGGACTGCCGTTCCTCGTGGCCGACGATGCCGGCACCGTCGTCGGATACGCCTACGCCACCCCCTGGCGGCCCAAGGACTCCTACCGGTACACGGTCGAGGACACCATCTACATCGCTCCCGTGGCCCAGGGCCGCGGGGTGGGGACCCGGCTCCTGTCCGCACTGCTCGACGCCTGCTCACTCGCCGGCGTGCGGCAGGTCATCGCCGTGGTCGCCGACGATCCCGCCGCAGCCGGTTCACTGCCCCTGCACCGACGCCTCGGCTTCGAGGTGGTCGGCGTGCTGCGTGACGTCGGAGTCAAGCACGGCCACAGCGTGAGCACGATGCTGTTGCAGCGCTCGCTCTGA
- the tsaB gene encoding tRNA (adenosine(37)-N6)-threonylcarbamoyltransferase complex dimerization subunit type 1 TsaB, which translates to MREPLILCIDTSDGAAVGLLCGDDPLGTERSADARRHTETLTPMVESVLHVAGVTPRDLTGIAVGTGPAPFTGLRVGLVTAMTMGRALGIGVHGVCSLDALGYAALVGAGPAAEVLVLTDARRREVYWAHYRDAALPDGADHEAPFDVHTLGGPGVDAPAAVAARFADLIGDGGVVGRGAAMYPDSFATAAAPAALDAVLDPIVLGRITIARLSTGGDLSTAPRYLRRPDIHTAPGRKRAS; encoded by the coding sequence GTGCGTGAACCCCTGATCCTGTGCATCGACACCTCGGACGGCGCCGCCGTCGGGCTGCTCTGTGGCGACGACCCGCTCGGCACCGAACGCAGCGCCGACGCCCGGCGGCACACCGAGACCCTGACCCCGATGGTCGAGTCCGTCCTGCATGTCGCCGGCGTCACCCCCCGGGATCTCACCGGCATCGCCGTCGGCACCGGTCCGGCGCCGTTCACCGGGCTGCGGGTCGGCCTGGTCACCGCGATGACGATGGGCCGGGCCCTCGGCATCGGCGTCCACGGGGTCTGCTCGCTGGACGCGCTCGGCTACGCGGCGTTGGTCGGGGCCGGGCCGGCCGCCGAGGTACTGGTGCTCACCGACGCCCGTCGCCGAGAGGTCTACTGGGCGCACTATCGGGACGCGGCCCTGCCCGACGGCGCAGACCACGAAGCGCCGTTCGACGTGCACACCCTCGGCGGCCCAGGTGTGGACGCCCCGGCCGCGGTGGCAGCCAGGTTCGCCGACCTCATCGGCGACGGCGGTGTGGTCGGTCGCGGCGCGGCGATGTACCCGGACTCGTTCGCCACGGCCGCGGCCCCGGCGGCACTCGATGCGGTCCTCGATCCGATCGTCCTCGGCCGGATCACCATCGCCCGGCTGTCCACCGGCGGCGACCTCTCCACGGCACCGCGCTACCTGCGACGCCCGGACATCCACACCGCGCCCGGCCGCAAACGGGCATCGTGA
- a CDS encoding holo-ACP synthase translates to MIVGVGIDVVDVARFLATLERTPRLRERLFTPAERDLPPASLAARFAAKEAIAKALGAPGGMSWQDATVHRVTGGAPVVDLTGSVAAVADRLGITSWHLSISHDAGIASAVAVAER, encoded by the coding sequence GTGATCGTCGGCGTTGGCATCGACGTGGTGGACGTGGCCCGCTTCCTCGCCACCCTCGAACGCACGCCACGGTTGCGCGAGCGACTGTTCACACCGGCCGAACGCGACCTCCCGCCCGCCTCGCTCGCAGCCCGCTTCGCGGCCAAGGAGGCGATCGCCAAGGCCCTCGGCGCCCCCGGCGGCATGAGCTGGCAGGACGCCACCGTGCACCGGGTCACCGGTGGCGCCCCGGTCGTCGACCTGACCGGGTCGGTCGCGGCCGTCGCGGACCGCCTCGGCATCACCTCCTGGCACCTGTCGATCTCCCACGACGCCGGAATCGCCTCGGCGGTAGCGGTCGCCGAACGATGA
- a CDS encoding NAD(P)H-hydrate dehydratase, whose protein sequence is MRRAYPAEAIRAAEAPALAAGEPLMERAAYAVATAVVAEARRRRLALVGARALVLVGGGNNGGDGLFAAAHLARRGLVVTAALLRERVHPEGLAAARRAGVRLLPVPGDGAKGSTGVPAPGLAPVLVVADEADIWIDAIAGIGLTGGLRGVSGALVAALNERRERSAVEPLVVAVDVPSGVESDVGSVPGEAVRADVTVTMIGLKPALLLPPAAACAGRVELVDLGLAEALAARPAPVRRLLGADVADLWQVPGPADHKYTRGVVGLLAGSAAYPGAAVLASSGALRTGCGMVRYLGPEGAARMVLARHPEVVTAAGRVQAMVLGPGIAVGAPVPESASRALADSEVALVVDAGGLDWLPTDPTALAGRRVVLTPHAGELARLLTARGGGPVERSTIEADPARWAQRATELTGATVLLKGAVSVVAQPGGPVFSQSDGTGWLATAGSGDVLAGILGALLAGSDAPAGELAAAAALVHGRAGVWAARNRSGSARGPSPAGDLRSATGRGPLDDRDPGAPITASDIAAAVPEVVRGILAH, encoded by the coding sequence ATGAGGCGCGCCTACCCGGCCGAGGCGATCCGGGCCGCGGAGGCCCCGGCGCTCGCGGCGGGCGAACCGCTCATGGAACGGGCCGCGTACGCGGTCGCGACAGCGGTCGTCGCCGAGGCCCGACGGCGTCGCCTCGCTCTGGTCGGTGCCCGCGCCCTGGTCCTCGTCGGGGGTGGGAACAACGGCGGCGACGGCCTGTTCGCGGCCGCCCACCTCGCCCGCCGTGGGCTCGTCGTGACCGCCGCGCTGCTGCGCGAGCGGGTGCACCCCGAAGGGCTCGCCGCCGCACGGCGGGCCGGGGTGCGGCTCCTCCCCGTGCCCGGGGACGGTGCCAAGGGCAGCACCGGCGTGCCGGCGCCCGGTCTCGCGCCCGTGCTCGTCGTCGCGGACGAGGCGGACATCTGGATCGACGCGATCGCCGGGATCGGGCTGACCGGTGGCCTGCGCGGGGTGTCGGGCGCTCTCGTCGCGGCCCTGAACGAGCGCCGCGAGCGGTCCGCCGTCGAACCGCTCGTCGTGGCCGTCGACGTGCCGAGCGGCGTCGAGTCCGACGTCGGCTCGGTGCCGGGCGAGGCGGTCCGGGCGGACGTCACGGTCACGATGATCGGGCTCAAGCCCGCGCTGCTGCTGCCGCCCGCCGCGGCCTGTGCGGGCCGGGTCGAACTCGTCGACCTCGGCCTGGCCGAGGCCCTCGCCGCCCGGCCGGCACCGGTGCGCCGGCTGCTCGGGGCGGACGTCGCCGATCTGTGGCAGGTCCCCGGACCAGCCGACCACAAGTACACCCGGGGCGTGGTCGGGCTGCTGGCTGGTTCGGCCGCGTACCCCGGGGCCGCCGTGCTCGCCAGCAGCGGTGCGCTGCGGACCGGCTGCGGGATGGTCCGTTACCTGGGACCCGAGGGGGCGGCCCGGATGGTGCTGGCCAGGCACCCCGAGGTGGTCACCGCGGCGGGCCGGGTGCAGGCCATGGTCCTCGGCCCCGGGATCGCCGTCGGAGCGCCCGTCCCGGAGTCCGCCAGCCGGGCGCTGGCGGACTCCGAGGTCGCCCTGGTCGTGGACGCCGGGGGACTGGACTGGCTCCCGACGGACCCGACGGCGCTCGCCGGCCGCCGGGTCGTGCTCACTCCGCACGCGGGCGAACTCGCCCGGCTCCTGACAGCGCGTGGCGGTGGCCCGGTCGAGCGGTCCACGATCGAGGCGGATCCGGCCCGGTGGGCGCAGCGGGCCACCGAGCTCACCGGGGCGACGGTGCTGCTCAAGGGCGCAGTCAGCGTGGTGGCGCAGCCCGGCGGCCCGGTGTTCAGCCAGTCCGACGGCACCGGCTGGCTGGCCACGGCAGGATCCGGGGACGTCCTCGCCGGCATCCTCGGCGCCCTGCTGGCGGGCTCCGATGCCCCGGCCGGCGAACTGGCCGCCGCCGCCGCCCTGGTGCACGGGCGTGCCGGGGTGTGGGCTGCCCGGAACCGGAGCGGTTCGGCACGGGGTCCGAGCCCGGCTGGTGACCTGCGCTCGGCGACCGGTCGGGGTCCCCTCGACGACCGGGACCCGGGTGCCCCGATCACGGCCTCGGACATCGCCGCGGCCGTTCCCGAGGTCGTCCGCGGAATCCTGGCACACTGA
- a CDS encoding GNAT family N-acetyltransferase, with the protein MSVAGVVRPVRAQELALVADLYLAARRAAGPAMPAGVHSDAEVRAWVGSWDLTDDDVLGFFDASDRLRGFARLAGAHLEALYVDPASQGGGIGGTLLDEAKLLRPGGFDLWVFVANSPAQDFYRRRGLVEVERTDGAGNEERAPDLRMEWRSGRPSA; encoded by the coding sequence ATGAGCGTCGCAGGAGTGGTTCGCCCGGTGCGCGCGCAGGAGCTGGCACTGGTCGCGGACCTCTACCTGGCCGCGCGGCGAGCAGCGGGACCGGCGATGCCGGCCGGCGTGCACTCCGACGCAGAGGTCCGGGCCTGGGTGGGTTCATGGGACCTGACCGACGATGACGTGCTTGGCTTCTTCGACGCGAGCGACCGCCTACGAGGATTCGCGAGACTTGCGGGCGCGCACCTCGAGGCCCTCTACGTGGACCCTGCTAGCCAGGGCGGCGGTATCGGCGGCACGCTCCTCGACGAGGCGAAACTGCTCCGCCCCGGCGGCTTCGACCTCTGGGTGTTCGTGGCGAACTCACCGGCTCAGGACTTCTACCGACGGCGTGGCCTGGTCGAGGTCGAGCGGACGGACGGTGCCGGGAACGAGGAACGGGCGCCGGACCTCAGGATGGAGTGGAGGTCCGGACGCCCGTCGGCCTGA
- a CDS encoding DedA family protein translates to MVETVLAMAASHWVLLALFLFCTIDGFFPPVPSESVVIALASLAITGNAPSIWLILPVAALGAFCGDVIAYLIGTRVPIRRLRLFRTRRGARALTWAETALQRRGGAFILSARYIPIGRVAVNMTAGAVGFGFRRFAGFAALAAVTWSIYSVLLGFSAGAVLHDHPVIAVVVGVLVGLLMGTIIDLIMRRLFRRSGLEPQDPPDQGENEADEDPVPDSGSGILERTP, encoded by the coding sequence ATGGTCGAGACGGTCCTGGCGATGGCGGCGTCGCACTGGGTCCTGCTTGCCCTGTTCCTGTTCTGCACGATCGACGGGTTCTTCCCGCCGGTGCCCAGCGAGTCTGTGGTCATCGCGTTGGCGAGCCTCGCGATCACCGGGAACGCCCCGAGCATCTGGTTGATCCTGCCCGTCGCGGCGCTCGGGGCTTTCTGCGGTGACGTGATCGCCTACCTGATCGGTACCAGGGTGCCGATCCGTCGGTTGCGGTTGTTCCGCACCCGCCGGGGTGCTCGGGCGTTGACGTGGGCGGAGACCGCTCTGCAGCGACGCGGGGGCGCGTTCATCCTCTCGGCGCGGTACATCCCGATCGGACGGGTCGCCGTCAACATGACCGCGGGTGCCGTCGGATTCGGGTTCCGCCGGTTCGCCGGGTTCGCGGCGCTCGCGGCGGTGACCTGGTCGATCTACTCCGTGTTGCTCGGCTTCAGCGCGGGCGCGGTACTGCACGACCACCCGGTCATCGCCGTCGTGGTTGGTGTCCTCGTCGGGCTCCTGATGGGTACGATCATCGATCTCATCATGCGTCGGCTGTTCCGCCGTTCCGGGCTCGAGCCACAGGATCCTCCGGACCAGGGTGAGAACGAGGCGGACGAGGATCCGGTGCCGGATTCCGGGTCCGGGATCCTCGAGCGCACCCCGTGA
- the alr gene encoding alanine racemase: protein MESGVNVPPGDAGSGYYPARVIVDLDAVRANVRRLAQAAPSAAVMAVVKADGYGHGLLPVAGAALEAGAGWLGTAQLDGAFALRAAGHEVPVLAWMYAPGAPFAAAIGARIDLAVPAPWALTEVIDAAREAGRPARVHLKVDTGLGRGGSFLEPWTELLHAALAAEQRGEVRVIGVWSHLARADEPGHPGVHEQIEVFDEALRRADAAGARLEVRHLANSAATLALPEAHYDLVRPGLSIYGLSPFAHRGAAELGLRPAMRLEADLALVKAAPAGQGVSYGHTYTTTRDTVLGVVPIGYGDGIPRHASNVAPVQVAGQRHTIAGRVCMDQFVLDLGPEGARLAAGERAVLFGAGDHDEPTARDWADAVGTIDYEIVTRIGSRIPRLHVGSPDGATDPGGTAVSGVPATVEVTLPDQEATEALGRRLAGLLRAGDLVVLTGDLGAGKTTLTRGIGAGLEVRGPIASPTFIIARVHPSLVGGPDLVHVDAYRLESLDEVDALDLDTSLADSVTVVEWGEGVVESLSEDRLEVSLDRPRGTGTDPGAPDPGRVARLRGTGARWDGIDLDGIGVAAGRVGEQAEPPADVR, encoded by the coding sequence GTGGAATCTGGAGTGAACGTGCCGCCCGGCGACGCGGGCAGCGGGTACTACCCGGCCCGGGTGATCGTCGATCTCGACGCGGTCCGGGCGAACGTGCGCCGACTCGCGCAGGCTGCGCCGTCGGCCGCTGTGATGGCCGTGGTCAAGGCCGACGGCTACGGCCACGGCCTGCTGCCGGTGGCCGGGGCGGCCCTCGAGGCGGGCGCCGGCTGGCTCGGCACCGCGCAGCTGGACGGCGCGTTCGCGCTCCGCGCGGCCGGCCACGAGGTGCCCGTGCTCGCCTGGATGTACGCGCCCGGTGCGCCGTTCGCTGCCGCCATCGGCGCTCGAATCGACCTCGCCGTGCCCGCCCCGTGGGCCCTGACCGAGGTGATCGACGCGGCCCGCGAGGCGGGCCGGCCCGCTCGGGTGCATCTGAAGGTGGACACCGGGCTCGGCCGCGGCGGCTCGTTCCTCGAACCCTGGACGGAGCTGCTGCATGCCGCCCTGGCCGCGGAGCAGCGGGGCGAGGTGCGGGTCATCGGCGTCTGGTCCCATCTGGCACGCGCCGACGAGCCGGGCCACCCCGGCGTGCACGAGCAGATCGAGGTCTTCGACGAGGCCCTGCGTCGCGCCGACGCCGCCGGTGCCCGCCTCGAGGTGCGCCACCTCGCGAACTCGGCGGCCACCCTCGCCCTACCCGAGGCCCACTACGACCTGGTCCGCCCGGGACTGTCCATCTACGGGCTGTCCCCGTTCGCCCACCGAGGCGCCGCCGAGCTCGGCCTGCGCCCGGCGATGCGCCTGGAGGCCGACCTCGCCCTCGTGAAGGCCGCACCCGCGGGCCAGGGGGTCTCCTACGGCCATACCTACACCACCACCCGGGACACGGTGCTCGGGGTGGTGCCGATCGGCTACGGCGACGGCATCCCGAGGCACGCCTCGAACGTCGCCCCTGTGCAGGTTGCCGGACAGCGGCACACCATCGCCGGGCGCGTCTGCATGGACCAGTTCGTCCTCGACCTCGGCCCGGAGGGCGCCCGCCTGGCCGCGGGTGAGCGGGCCGTGCTGTTCGGCGCCGGAGACCACGACGAGCCGACCGCGCGCGACTGGGCAGACGCCGTCGGCACGATCGACTACGAGATCGTCACCCGGATCGGCTCGCGCATCCCGCGGCTGCACGTCGGTTCCCCCGATGGTGCCACCGACCCCGGCGGCACCGCGGTCAGTGGTGTCCCGGCCACGGTCGAGGTGACGCTGCCCGACCAGGAAGCCACCGAGGCGCTCGGCCGGCGGCTGGCCGGTCTGCTGCGGGCCGGTGACCTGGTGGTGCTCACCGGTGACCTCGGCGCCGGCAAGACCACGCTGACGAGGGGTATCGGCGCCGGCCTCGAGGTACGCGGCCCCATCGCCTCGCCCACGTTCATCATCGCCAGGGTCCACCCGAGCCTCGTCGGCGGACCGGACCTCGTGCACGTGGACGCCTACCGACTCGAGTCCCTCGACGAGGTCGACGCCCTCGACCTGGACACCTCGCTCGCCGACTCGGTGACCGTCGTGGAGTGGGGTGAAGGTGTGGTCGAGTCACTGTCCGAGGACCGTCTGGAGGTCAGCCTGGATCGGCCCCGCGGCACCGGAACCGACCCCGGGGCACCCGATCCTGGCCGGGTCGCCCGGCTGCGCGGAACCGGTGCACGGTGGGACGGGATCGACCTGGACGGCATCGGCGTAGCCGCCGGGCGGGTCGGCGAACAGGCGGAGCCCCCGGCCGATGTCCGCTGA
- a CDS encoding carboxylesterase family protein encodes MAAPIDEHGDDPVTSTRSGRVRGVRRPGSLAFRGVPYAAAPVGALRFDRPAPHPGWSGVRDASSNGPTPSLGPTTDTYSIPEPVVAGDEILNLNVFTPTLDRAARLPVYVWIHGGGFVGGSPGGPWFDGAAFNAGGVVTVAITYRLGFEGYGHVPGAPENRALLDCMSALEWVRENIEAFGGDPGRVTLGGQSAGGGATLALLAAPAAQDLFAAAVVHSAPLPDIAGSDAVTQGAVMARLCEVENTWDAWREVPRATIVAAERSLERADLWSAVRDLHRILGTTDPLTDFGPVIDGEVVPTDPLAAFAAGTGATKPLLIGSTSHEFNRVTAHVDRFLAQGFAGALMVGLGVPTMLARAYPRAYPDFSPAELLGQAVTNRVFRIPTVQVALARTTAADQSPGETTPGSARPAPTWLWDFRWRSSVSGRSVHCLDLPFAWNVLGAERVARLAGEDPPAHLAEHMHGEIVRFVTEGSVGWDPFRPTAPTAHIFDTESVTGRDPYRFERLALQAVAEE; translated from the coding sequence ATGGCGGCGCCCATCGACGAGCACGGCGACGATCCGGTCACGAGCACGCGGTCCGGCCGGGTTCGCGGGGTCCGGCGACCGGGTTCGCTTGCCTTCCGGGGCGTCCCGTACGCGGCGGCCCCGGTCGGAGCGTTGCGGTTCGATCGACCGGCGCCCCACCCGGGCTGGTCCGGAGTACGTGACGCGTCGAGCAACGGCCCCACACCGAGCCTCGGCCCCACCACGGACACGTACTCGATCCCGGAGCCCGTCGTGGCCGGGGACGAGATCCTCAACCTGAACGTCTTCACCCCGACCCTCGACCGCGCCGCCCGACTGCCGGTCTACGTCTGGATCCACGGCGGCGGTTTCGTCGGCGGGTCACCCGGTGGGCCCTGGTTCGACGGCGCCGCCTTCAACGCCGGGGGCGTGGTGACCGTCGCGATCACCTACCGGCTCGGGTTCGAGGGGTACGGACACGTCCCGGGCGCGCCCGAGAACCGGGCTCTCCTGGACTGCATGAGCGCCCTGGAGTGGGTCCGGGAGAACATCGAAGCGTTCGGCGGCGACCCCGGCCGGGTCACCCTCGGTGGGCAGAGCGCAGGCGGCGGCGCCACGCTTGCCCTCCTCGCTGCGCCCGCGGCGCAGGACCTCTTCGCCGCCGCCGTGGTGCACTCGGCGCCGTTGCCGGACATCGCCGGCTCGGACGCGGTCACACAGGGCGCGGTGATGGCCCGCCTGTGCGAGGTGGAGAACACATGGGACGCCTGGCGTGAGGTCCCGCGGGCCACGATCGTGGCCGCCGAGCGTTCCCTCGAACGGGCGGACCTCTGGTCGGCCGTCCGTGACCTGCACCGGATCCTCGGCACGACGGACCCGCTCACGGACTTCGGGCCGGTGATCGATGGTGAGGTCGTCCCGACGGACCCGCTGGCGGCGTTCGCCGCCGGGACCGGTGCCACGAAACCACTGCTGATCGGCTCGACCAGCCACGAGTTCAACCGGGTGACGGCGCACGTGGACCGATTCCTGGCCCAGGGCTTCGCCGGTGCGCTGATGGTCGGCCTGGGGGTGCCGACGATGCTGGCTCGGGCCTATCCGCGCGCCTACCCGGACTTCTCCCCCGCGGAGCTGCTCGGCCAAGCGGTCACGAACCGGGTGTTCCGGATCCCGACCGTTCAGGTCGCGCTCGCCCGGACCACGGCGGCCGACCAGTCGCCCGGCGAGACCACACCGGGATCCGCGCGCCCAGCCCCGACGTGGCTCTGGGACTTCCGGTGGCGCTCCTCGGTCAGTGGTCGCTCGGTGCACTGCCTCGACCTGCCGTTCGCCTGGAACGTCCTCGGCGCCGAGCGGGTCGCGCGGCTGGCCGGCGAGGATCCGCCGGCGCACCTCGCCGAACACATGCACGGCGAGATCGTACGGTTCGTCACCGAAGGTTCAGTCGGGTGGGATCCGTTCCGTCCGACCGCGCCCACCGCCCACATCTTCGACACCGAATCCGTCACCGGGCGCGACCCCTACCGCTTCGAACGGCTCGCGCTGCAGGCCGTGGCCGAGGAATGA
- the coaA gene encoding type I pantothenate kinase — MGVVLPDVTRFQPLPSASGSPFVEFDRAAWSRLSASTPLPLTAADIENLRGLGDPIDLAEVDTGYRPLSRLLTLYVAASQRLRATTSTFLGEPAHRTPFVIGVAGSVAVGKSTAARVLREMLRRWPETPRVELVTTDGFLYPNAELERRGLMERKGFPESYDRRGLLDFLIEVKAGTEQVTAPVYDHVRYDIVHDRRVVVRSPEVLIVEGLNVLAPARVSADGESSLAVSDFFDFSIYIDAATEDIRRWYIERFLDLRQTSFSNPDSYFHRYADLDDDQARRRAGQIWESINGPNLVENVLPTRGRATLVLSKDADHRLSRFRLRKI, encoded by the coding sequence ATGGGCGTGGTCCTTCCCGACGTCACACGGTTCCAGCCGTTGCCGAGCGCCTCCGGTTCTCCGTTCGTGGAGTTCGACCGGGCCGCCTGGAGCCGGCTGTCCGCCTCCACACCGCTGCCCCTGACCGCGGCCGACATCGAGAACCTCCGCGGGCTCGGTGACCCGATCGACCTGGCCGAGGTCGACACCGGGTACCGCCCGCTGTCCCGGCTCCTCACCCTGTACGTGGCCGCCTCCCAGCGGCTGCGTGCCACCACGTCCACGTTCCTCGGTGAGCCCGCCCACCGCACGCCGTTCGTGATCGGGGTCGCCGGGTCCGTCGCCGTCGGCAAGTCCACGGCGGCCCGCGTCCTACGCGAGATGTTGCGCCGCTGGCCGGAGACCCCACGCGTGGAACTCGTCACCACCGACGGCTTCCTGTACCCGAACGCCGAGCTCGAACGCCGCGGCCTGATGGAACGCAAGGGCTTCCCGGAGTCCTACGACCGGCGCGGGCTCCTGGACTTCCTGATCGAGGTGAAGGCCGGGACCGAACAGGTCACCGCCCCCGTCTACGACCACGTGCGCTACGACATCGTGCACGACCGCCGCGTGGTGGTGCGTAGCCCCGAGGTGCTGATCGTCGAGGGACTGAACGTGCTCGCTCCGGCCCGGGTCAGCGCCGATGGTGAGTCGTCGCTCGCCGTCAGCGACTTCTTCGACTTCTCGATCTACATCGACGCGGCCACCGAGGACATCCGCCGGTGGTACATCGAGCGCTTCCTCGACCTGCGGCAGACGTCCTTCTCGAACCCGGACTCGTACTTCCACCGGTACGCCGACCTCGACGACGACCAGGCGCGTCGGCGGGCCGGACAGATCTGGGAGAGCATCAACGGTCCGAACCTCGTCGAGAACGTCCTGCCCACGCGCGGGCGCGCGACCCTCGTGCTGAGCAAGGACGCGGACCACCGGCTCAGCCGGTTCCGTCTCCGGAAGATCTGA
- the glmS gene encoding glutamine--fructose-6-phosphate transaminase (isomerizing): protein MCGIVGYVGPASASPRPLEVVVEGLRRLEYRGYDSAGVAVTTPEGMVSAKKAGKLANLLAELERRDLPAGTAAIGHTRWATHGGPTDVNAHPHLAGGGRLALIHNGIIENFAQLKAELGETGVEFLSETDTEVVAHLLARHHDETQNLTEAMRLTVGRLEGAFTLLATHADEPDTVVGARRNSPLVIGLGDGENFLGSDVSAFISSTREAMEMGQDQIVTITADQVRVIDTAGNAVQARRYTVDWDAEAAVKGGFATFMDKEIHDQPQAVADTLLGRAGTDGRLQLDEMRIRESVLRTVDKIVVIACGTAAYAGHVAKYAIEHWCRIPVEVELAHEFRYRDPVVSEKTLVVAVSQSGETMDTIMAVRHAREQGAKVLAIVNTHGSTIARESDAVLYTHAGPEIAVASTKAFLAQITACYLLGLYLAQLRGNKFADEIAEDLAQLRAMPEKIQRVVDNEEHVRAVARSMKDEPTVLFLGRHVGFPVALEGALKLKELAYIHAEGFAAGELKHGPIALIEEGQPVFVIVPSPRGRDALHSKVISNIQEIRARGAHTMVIAEDGDEAVVPYADEIFRIPQTPTLLAPLVSVVPLQIFAAALATAKGLDVDQPRNLAKSVTVE, encoded by the coding sequence ATGTGTGGAATCGTCGGGTACGTGGGCCCCGCCTCGGCAAGTCCGCGGCCGCTCGAAGTCGTCGTCGAAGGGCTGCGTCGCCTCGAGTACCGGGGCTACGACTCGGCCGGCGTCGCCGTGACGACTCCGGAGGGCATGGTCTCGGCGAAGAAGGCCGGGAAGCTCGCGAATCTGCTCGCCGAGCTCGAGCGTCGCGACCTGCCCGCGGGAACCGCGGCCATCGGGCACACCCGGTGGGCCACCCACGGTGGGCCCACGGACGTCAACGCCCACCCACACCTGGCCGGCGGGGGCAGGCTGGCGCTGATCCACAACGGCATCATCGAGAACTTCGCCCAGCTCAAGGCCGAGTTGGGCGAGACGGGCGTCGAGTTCCTGTCCGAGACCGACACGGAGGTGGTGGCCCACCTCCTCGCGCGCCACCATGACGAGACCCAGAACCTCACCGAGGCGATGCGGCTGACCGTCGGCCGGCTGGAAGGTGCGTTCACGCTGCTGGCCACCCACGCGGACGAGCCTGACACGGTCGTCGGCGCCCGCCGCAACTCGCCGCTCGTCATCGGGCTCGGTGACGGCGAGAACTTCCTCGGCAGCGACGTCTCGGCGTTCATCTCCTCCACCCGCGAGGCGATGGAGATGGGGCAGGACCAGATCGTGACGATCACCGCCGACCAGGTCCGCGTCATCGACACCGCGGGCAACGCCGTGCAGGCCCGCCGGTACACCGTGGACTGGGATGCGGAGGCGGCCGTCAAGGGCGGCTTCGCGACGTTCATGGACAAGGAGATCCATGACCAGCCACAGGCGGTCGCCGATACGCTCCTCGGCCGTGCCGGTACCGACGGCAGGCTCCAGCTCGACGAGATGCGCATCCGCGAGTCCGTCCTGCGCACCGTCGACAAGATCGTCGTGATCGCCTGCGGCACCGCGGCCTACGCCGGCCACGTCGCGAAGTACGCGATCGAGCACTGGTGCCGGATCCCCGTCGAGGTCGAGCTCGCACACGAGTTCCGCTACCGCGACCCGGTCGTGAGCGAGAAGACGCTGGTGGTCGCCGTCTCCCAGTCCGGGGAGACGATGGACACGATCATGGCGGTCCGGCACGCCCGCGAACAGGGTGCCAAGGTGCTGGCCATCGTCAACACGCACGGCTCCACGATCGCGCGGGAGTCCGACGCGGTGCTGTACACGCATGCCGGCCCCGAGATCGCCGTGGCCTCCACCAAGGCGTTCCTCGCACAGATCACCGCCTGCTACCTGCTCGGGCTCTACCTGGCCCAGTTGCGCGGCAACAAGTTCGCGGACGAGATCGCCGAGGACCTGGCCCAGTTGCGCGCGATGCCGGAGAAGATCCAGCGCGTCGTGGACAACGAGGAGCATGTCCGCGCCGTGGCCAGGAGCATGAAGGACGAGCCGACCGTGCTCTTCCTCGGCCGGCACGTCGGATTCCCGGTCGCCCTCGAGGGCGCGCTCAAGCTCAAGGAGCTCGCGTACATCCACGCCGAGGGCTTCGCGGCCGGTGAGCTCAAGCACGGCCCGATCGCCCTGATCGAAGAGGGGCAGCCGGTGTTCGTGATCGTGCCGTCCCCGCGGGGCCGGGACGCGCTGCACTCCAAGGTCATCTCCAACATCCAGGAGATCCGCGCCCGCGGCGCACACACCATGGTGATCGCCGAGGACGGCGACGAGGCGGTCGTCCCGTACGCGGACGAGATCTTCCGGATCCCGCAGACCCCCACGCTGCTCGCCCCACTCGTCTCGGTGGTCCCGCTGCAGATCTTCGCCGCCGCGCTGGCCACCGCGAAGGGCCTCGACGTCGACCAGCCCCGGAACCTGGCCAAGTCCGTCACGGTCGAGTAG